A portion of the Lolium rigidum isolate FL_2022 chromosome 1, APGP_CSIRO_Lrig_0.1, whole genome shotgun sequence genome contains these proteins:
- the LOC124658368 gene encoding probable sarcosine oxidase, producing MENLTALLSSMGGSARQKRNWALSPAPFPSTTVPNLHRRRGSEKIKLIEFLTHFWPGDGTIVVRTSSGEEFHGAKCIITIGAWTSKLVKSVTGTDFPVQPLHVLICYWKVKPGHEHELTTEAGFPTFASYGDPYIYSTPSMEYPGLIKIARHGGPPCDPDSRDWAIGSGEGGLVDPVARWIDEVMPGMVDTAGGPVLRQPCMYSMTLDEDFVIDFLGGEEFGMDVVVGAGFSGHGFKMGLAVGKILAEMALDGEARTAAEAGVELRHFRIGRFKGNPMGNVMSF from the exons ATGGAGAACCTCACTGCTCTGCTCTCCTCCATGGGCGGCTCTGCAAGGCAGAAGAGGAACTGGGCGTTGTCCCCTGCTCCGTTCCCCTCCACAACAGTTCCCAACCTCCACCGGCGGCGAGGCAGCGAGAAGATCA AATTGATCGAATTCCTTACTCACTTTTGGCCAGGAGATGGAACGATCGTGGTTCGGACATCGAGCGGCGAGGAGTTCCATGGAGCCAAGTGCATCATCACCATCGGCGCGTGGACGAGCAAGTTGGTGAAGTCCGTCACCGGAACCGACTTTCCCGTGCAGCCACTCCACGTCCTCATATGCTACTGGAAGGTCAAACCAGGCCACGAGCACGAGCTCACGACGGAGGCCGGATTTCCGACATTTGCTAGCTATGGTGACCCGTACATCTACAGCACGCCATCGATGGAATACCCTGGCCTAATCAAGATCGCCAGGCATGGTGGGCCACCTTGCGACCCAGACAGCAGGGACTGGGCCATCGGCTCCGGGGAAGGAGGGCTGGTGGATCCTGTGGCGCGGTGGATCGACGAGGTGATGCCAGGAATGGTGGACACCGCCGGCGGGCCGGTTCTCCGGCAGCCGTGCATGTACTCCATGACGCTGGATGAGGACTTCGTGATCGACTTCCTGGGCGGGGAGGAGTTCGGGATGGACGTGGTTGTCGGTGCCGGCTTCTCAGGGCACGGCTTCAAGATGGGGCTGGCGGTAGGAAAGATCCTGGCCGAAATGGCGCTGGATGGCGAGGCAAGGACGGCCGCGGAGGCCGGCGTGGAGCTTCGACACTTCAGGATCGGCCGGTTCAAGGGCAACCCGATGGGGAATGTCATGAGTTTCTGA